A window of the Scylla paramamosain isolate STU-SP2022 chromosome 34, ASM3559412v1, whole genome shotgun sequence genome harbors these coding sequences:
- the LOC135090269 gene encoding xaa-Pro aminopeptidase 1-like isoform X1, which produces MRCLDLFPRGASPRLDMSLLRRKRQGEEHQGQKQVQEHGQQNTTAAVTQKKTVTLKDRKNCGELDVEPRIRVNTTTQVAHLRQEMDLRNFTAYIVPINGEQDGYTMEAEDRLPFLTGFTGTYGLAVVTETQQALWTDGRYFLQAEDELDCHWLLMKSGQEGVPKVMEWLKEVVPAGGKVAADPKLVSADTWKTYSKDLAASDISLVAEETNLMDLVWPAEERPPYPEDPIFIHELDFAGKRWEDKVKEVREEMVKKGADLLVVTSPDEVAWLLNVRGSDVKTTPVFRGYVIVDRKGVELFIPQGKITPAVDLHLNVNQCNDQECVTITAYSAILNRLRALELNPEVKKVILPKKWSYSDGASFAIYSAVPEDKRLVVVSPVLLMKARKNPTEVQGMKASHVRDAVAVISFLAFMETEVEAGNAWDEIEAATRLYELRQEQRNFMGVSFDTISAFGPNGAVIHYRPRQDTKLHITADNLYLVDSGGQYKDGTTDVTRTLHYGTPTPMQVEAYTRVLMGAIDLATLVFPEGTGDSDVDILARRPLYEVGLDYRHGTGHGIGHYLSVHEAPTQVRIYSDEEHELEIGHFFSDEPGYYQDNEWGIRLETILTVVPLDTKYTFNKRMLGFEAVTLVPFETKLINLTLLNDHQCHWLNSYHQRVKESVGPELLTQNRGEAYDWMVAKTKPLPCPNPDRLQQDRPYTSPPAKATTTTTTTTTTTTTMSTTPTSTTTTTTTRMPAIRTTMDDSHALPASSTTAVRQHNTMRQAVASTTENVHKDSASAPTASVLTTTLLLLLPLAR; this is translated from the exons TGTCGTTGTTGAGGAGAAAGCGGCAGGGTGAAGAGCATCAAGGACAAAAGCAGGTGCAGGAGCATGGACAGCAAAACACAACGGCAGCAGTGACGCAGAAGAAAACAGTCACCTTGAAGGACAGAAAGAATTGTGGAGAATTGGACGTGGAGCCGAGGATTCGAGTCAACACCACCACGCA AGTGGCACACCTGCGGCAGGAGATGGACCTACGGAACTTCACGGCCTACATCGTGCCCATCAACGGAGAGCAG GATGGCTACACAATGGAAGCCGAGGACCGTCTGCCTTTCCTGACGGGCTTCACGGGCACCTATGGCTTGGCGGTGGTGACGGAGACCCAGCAGGCCCTCTGGACCGACGGTCGCTACTTCCTGCAAGCGGAGGACGAGCTGGACTGTCACTGGCTACTGATGAAGAGTGGCCAGGAGGGG GTTCCCAAGGTGATGGAGTGGCTGAAGGAGGTAGTGCCAGCGGGAGGCAAGGTGGCTGCCGACCCTAAACTAGTGAGTGCTGATACCTGGAAGACCTACAGCAAGGACctggcag CCTCAGATATCAGTCTGGTGGCGGAGGAGACCAACCTGATGGACTTGGTGTGGCCTGCAGAGGAGCGGCCGCCATACCCTGAAGACCCAATCTTTATACACGAGCTGGACTTTGCTG GCAAGCGCTGGGAGGACAAGGTGAAAGAGGTGCGGGAGGagatggtgaagaaaggagCTGACCTGTTGGTAGTGACATCCCCAGATGAGGTGGCGTGGCTCCTGAATGTGCGAGGCAGTGATGTGAAGACTACACCAG TGTTCCGAGGATATGTCATTGTGGATCGGAAGGGAGTGGAGCTTTTCATTCCCCAGGGCAAGATTACACCTGCTGTGGACCTGCACCTCAACGTGAACCAGTGCAACGACCAGGAGTGTGTCAC CATCACGGCTTACTCTGCCATCCTGAACCGCCTCCGAGCCCTTGAGTTGAACCCTGAAGTGAAGAAGGTGATACTGCCCAAGAAGTGGTCCTACTCTGACGGTGCCTCCTTTGCCATCTActcagcg GTGCCGGAGGACAAGAGGCTGGTGGTTGTGTCCCCAGTGCTGCTGATGAAGGCGCGCAAGAACCCCACAGAGGTGCAGGGCATGAAGGCGTCTCACGTTAGGGATGCCGTGGCTGTCATCTCCTTCCTGGCCTTCATGGAGACAGAG GTGGAGGCTGGGAATGCCTGGGATGAGATAGAGGCAGCCACCAGACTGTATGAGCTGCGGCAGGAACAGCGCAACTTCATGGGCGTGTCCTTTGATACTATCAGTGCCTTTGGTCCAAATGGCGCTGTGATCCACTACCGGCCTAGACAGGACACCAAGCTGCACATTACGGCTGATAATCTGTACCTGGTGGACAGTGGCGGCCAGTACAAGG aTGGCACCACAGACGTGACCCGCACACTGCACTACGGCACACCCACGCCCATGCAGGTGGAGGCGTACACCAGGGTGCTGATGGGCGCCATTGACCTCGCCACCCTGGTGTTCCCTGAAGGCACCGGGGACTCTGATGTGGACATTCTGGCGAGGAG GCCGCTTTATGAGGTGGGGCTGGACTACCGTCATGGCACAGGGCACGGCATTGGGCACTACCTCAGCGTGCACGAAG CACCAACACAAGTTCGCATCTATAGTGACGAGGAGCATGAACTGGAAATTGGCCACTTCTTTTCAGACG AGCCTGGCTACTACCAGGACAATGAGTGGGGCATTCGCCTGGAGACCATCCTGACAGTGGTGCCTCTCGACACTAAG TACACCTTTAACAAACGCATGCTGGGCTTTGAGGCGGTGACGCTTGTGCCATTTGAGACCAAGCTGATCAACCTTACCCTCCTGAATGATCACCAG TGCCACTGGCTCAACTCGTACCACCAGCGAGTGAAGGAAAGTGTGGGCCCAGAGCTGCTCACCCAGAACCGTGGGGAGGCCTATGACTGGATGGTGGCCAAGACAAAGCCACTGCCGTGCCCTAACCCTGACCGCCTCCAGCAGGACCGCCCCTACACTTCTCCACCTGCtaaggccaccaccaccaccactaccaccactactaccaccaccaccatgtccaCCACCCCtacctccactactaccaccactactaccag GATGCCAGCCATCAGGACCACCATGGACGACAGCCATGCCCTACCAGCCTCCAGCACCACGGCCGTCAGGCAGCACAACACCATGAGGCAGGCCGTCGCCAGCACCACCGAGAACGTGCACAAGGACAGTGCCTCAGCCCCCACTGCCTCCGTCCTGACCACCaccctgctgctgttgctgccgctgGCCAGGTAG
- the LOC135090269 gene encoding xaa-Pro aminopeptidase 1-like isoform X3, whose translation MDLRNFTAYIVPINGEQDGYTMEAEDRLPFLTGFTGTYGLAVVTETQQALWTDGRYFLQAEDELDCHWLLMKSGQEGVPKVMEWLKEVVPAGGKVAADPKLVSADTWKTYSKDLAASDISLVAEETNLMDLVWPAEERPPYPEDPIFIHELDFAGKRWEDKVKEVREEMVKKGADLLVVTSPDEVAWLLNVRGSDVKTTPVFRGYVIVDRKGVELFIPQGKITPAVDLHLNVNQCNDQECVTITAYSAILNRLRALELNPEVKKVILPKKWSYSDGASFAIYSAVPEDKRLVVVSPVLLMKARKNPTEVQGMKASHVRDAVAVISFLAFMETEVEAGNAWDEIEAATRLYELRQEQRNFMGVSFDTISAFGPNGAVIHYRPRQDTKLHITADNLYLVDSGGQYKDGTTDVTRTLHYGTPTPMQVEAYTRVLMGAIDLATLVFPEGTGDSDVDILARRPLYEVGLDYRHGTGHGIGHYLSVHEAPTQVRIYSDEEHELEIGHFFSDEPGYYQDNEWGIRLETILTVVPLDTKYTFNKRMLGFEAVTLVPFETKLINLTLLNDHQCHWLNSYHQRVKESVGPELLTQNRGEAYDWMVAKTKPLPCPNPDRLQQDRPYTSPPAKATTTTTTTTTTTTTMSTTPTSTTTTTTTRMPAIRTTMDDSHALPASSTTAVRQHNTMRQAVASTTENVHKDSASAPTASVLTTTLLLLLPLAR comes from the exons ATGGACCTACGGAACTTCACGGCCTACATCGTGCCCATCAACGGAGAGCAG GATGGCTACACAATGGAAGCCGAGGACCGTCTGCCTTTCCTGACGGGCTTCACGGGCACCTATGGCTTGGCGGTGGTGACGGAGACCCAGCAGGCCCTCTGGACCGACGGTCGCTACTTCCTGCAAGCGGAGGACGAGCTGGACTGTCACTGGCTACTGATGAAGAGTGGCCAGGAGGGG GTTCCCAAGGTGATGGAGTGGCTGAAGGAGGTAGTGCCAGCGGGAGGCAAGGTGGCTGCCGACCCTAAACTAGTGAGTGCTGATACCTGGAAGACCTACAGCAAGGACctggcag CCTCAGATATCAGTCTGGTGGCGGAGGAGACCAACCTGATGGACTTGGTGTGGCCTGCAGAGGAGCGGCCGCCATACCCTGAAGACCCAATCTTTATACACGAGCTGGACTTTGCTG GCAAGCGCTGGGAGGACAAGGTGAAAGAGGTGCGGGAGGagatggtgaagaaaggagCTGACCTGTTGGTAGTGACATCCCCAGATGAGGTGGCGTGGCTCCTGAATGTGCGAGGCAGTGATGTGAAGACTACACCAG TGTTCCGAGGATATGTCATTGTGGATCGGAAGGGAGTGGAGCTTTTCATTCCCCAGGGCAAGATTACACCTGCTGTGGACCTGCACCTCAACGTGAACCAGTGCAACGACCAGGAGTGTGTCAC CATCACGGCTTACTCTGCCATCCTGAACCGCCTCCGAGCCCTTGAGTTGAACCCTGAAGTGAAGAAGGTGATACTGCCCAAGAAGTGGTCCTACTCTGACGGTGCCTCCTTTGCCATCTActcagcg GTGCCGGAGGACAAGAGGCTGGTGGTTGTGTCCCCAGTGCTGCTGATGAAGGCGCGCAAGAACCCCACAGAGGTGCAGGGCATGAAGGCGTCTCACGTTAGGGATGCCGTGGCTGTCATCTCCTTCCTGGCCTTCATGGAGACAGAG GTGGAGGCTGGGAATGCCTGGGATGAGATAGAGGCAGCCACCAGACTGTATGAGCTGCGGCAGGAACAGCGCAACTTCATGGGCGTGTCCTTTGATACTATCAGTGCCTTTGGTCCAAATGGCGCTGTGATCCACTACCGGCCTAGACAGGACACCAAGCTGCACATTACGGCTGATAATCTGTACCTGGTGGACAGTGGCGGCCAGTACAAGG aTGGCACCACAGACGTGACCCGCACACTGCACTACGGCACACCCACGCCCATGCAGGTGGAGGCGTACACCAGGGTGCTGATGGGCGCCATTGACCTCGCCACCCTGGTGTTCCCTGAAGGCACCGGGGACTCTGATGTGGACATTCTGGCGAGGAG GCCGCTTTATGAGGTGGGGCTGGACTACCGTCATGGCACAGGGCACGGCATTGGGCACTACCTCAGCGTGCACGAAG CACCAACACAAGTTCGCATCTATAGTGACGAGGAGCATGAACTGGAAATTGGCCACTTCTTTTCAGACG AGCCTGGCTACTACCAGGACAATGAGTGGGGCATTCGCCTGGAGACCATCCTGACAGTGGTGCCTCTCGACACTAAG TACACCTTTAACAAACGCATGCTGGGCTTTGAGGCGGTGACGCTTGTGCCATTTGAGACCAAGCTGATCAACCTTACCCTCCTGAATGATCACCAG TGCCACTGGCTCAACTCGTACCACCAGCGAGTGAAGGAAAGTGTGGGCCCAGAGCTGCTCACCCAGAACCGTGGGGAGGCCTATGACTGGATGGTGGCCAAGACAAAGCCACTGCCGTGCCCTAACCCTGACCGCCTCCAGCAGGACCGCCCCTACACTTCTCCACCTGCtaaggccaccaccaccaccactaccaccactactaccaccaccaccatgtccaCCACCCCtacctccactactaccaccactactaccag GATGCCAGCCATCAGGACCACCATGGACGACAGCCATGCCCTACCAGCCTCCAGCACCACGGCCGTCAGGCAGCACAACACCATGAGGCAGGCCGTCGCCAGCACCACCGAGAACGTGCACAAGGACAGTGCCTCAGCCCCCACTGCCTCCGTCCTGACCACCaccctgctgctgttgctgccgctgGCCAGGTAG
- the LOC135090269 gene encoding xaa-Pro aminopeptidase 1-like isoform X2, whose amino-acid sequence MRCLDLFPRGASPRLDMSLLRRKRQGEEHQGQKQVQEHGQQNTTAAVTQKKTVTLKDRKNCGELDVEPRIRVNTTTQVAHLRQEMDLRNFTAYIVPINGEQDGYTMEAEDRLPFLTGFTGTYGLAVVTETQQALWTDGRYFLQAEDELDCHWLLMKSGQEGVPKVMEWLKEVVPAGGKVAADPKLVSADTWKTYSKDLAASDISLVAEETNLMDLVWPAEERPPYPEDPIFIHELDFAGKRWEDKVKEVREEMVKKGADLLVVTSPDEVAWLLNVRGSDVKTTPVFRGYVIVDRKGVELFIPQGKITPAVDLHLNVNQCNDQECVTITAYSAILNRLRALELNPEVKKVILPKKWSYSDGASFAIYSAVPEDKRLVVVSPVLLMKARKNPTEVQGMKASHVRDAVAVISFLAFMETEVEAGNAWDEIEAATRLYELRQEQRNFMGVSFDTISAFGPNGAVIHYRPRQDTKLHITADNLYLVDSGGQYKDGTTDVTRTLHYGTPTPMQVEAYTRVLMGAIDLATLVFPEGTGDSDVDILARRPLYEVGLDYRHGTGHGIGHYLSVHEAPTQVRIYSDEEHELEIGHFFSDEPGYYQDNEWGIRLETILTVVPLDTKYTFNKRMLGFEAVTLVPFETKLINLTLLNDHQCHWLNSYHQRVKESVGPELLTQNRGEAYDWMVAKTKPLPCPNPDRLQQDRPYTSPPAKATTTTTTTTTTTTTMSTTPTSTTTTTTTRCN is encoded by the exons TGTCGTTGTTGAGGAGAAAGCGGCAGGGTGAAGAGCATCAAGGACAAAAGCAGGTGCAGGAGCATGGACAGCAAAACACAACGGCAGCAGTGACGCAGAAGAAAACAGTCACCTTGAAGGACAGAAAGAATTGTGGAGAATTGGACGTGGAGCCGAGGATTCGAGTCAACACCACCACGCA AGTGGCACACCTGCGGCAGGAGATGGACCTACGGAACTTCACGGCCTACATCGTGCCCATCAACGGAGAGCAG GATGGCTACACAATGGAAGCCGAGGACCGTCTGCCTTTCCTGACGGGCTTCACGGGCACCTATGGCTTGGCGGTGGTGACGGAGACCCAGCAGGCCCTCTGGACCGACGGTCGCTACTTCCTGCAAGCGGAGGACGAGCTGGACTGTCACTGGCTACTGATGAAGAGTGGCCAGGAGGGG GTTCCCAAGGTGATGGAGTGGCTGAAGGAGGTAGTGCCAGCGGGAGGCAAGGTGGCTGCCGACCCTAAACTAGTGAGTGCTGATACCTGGAAGACCTACAGCAAGGACctggcag CCTCAGATATCAGTCTGGTGGCGGAGGAGACCAACCTGATGGACTTGGTGTGGCCTGCAGAGGAGCGGCCGCCATACCCTGAAGACCCAATCTTTATACACGAGCTGGACTTTGCTG GCAAGCGCTGGGAGGACAAGGTGAAAGAGGTGCGGGAGGagatggtgaagaaaggagCTGACCTGTTGGTAGTGACATCCCCAGATGAGGTGGCGTGGCTCCTGAATGTGCGAGGCAGTGATGTGAAGACTACACCAG TGTTCCGAGGATATGTCATTGTGGATCGGAAGGGAGTGGAGCTTTTCATTCCCCAGGGCAAGATTACACCTGCTGTGGACCTGCACCTCAACGTGAACCAGTGCAACGACCAGGAGTGTGTCAC CATCACGGCTTACTCTGCCATCCTGAACCGCCTCCGAGCCCTTGAGTTGAACCCTGAAGTGAAGAAGGTGATACTGCCCAAGAAGTGGTCCTACTCTGACGGTGCCTCCTTTGCCATCTActcagcg GTGCCGGAGGACAAGAGGCTGGTGGTTGTGTCCCCAGTGCTGCTGATGAAGGCGCGCAAGAACCCCACAGAGGTGCAGGGCATGAAGGCGTCTCACGTTAGGGATGCCGTGGCTGTCATCTCCTTCCTGGCCTTCATGGAGACAGAG GTGGAGGCTGGGAATGCCTGGGATGAGATAGAGGCAGCCACCAGACTGTATGAGCTGCGGCAGGAACAGCGCAACTTCATGGGCGTGTCCTTTGATACTATCAGTGCCTTTGGTCCAAATGGCGCTGTGATCCACTACCGGCCTAGACAGGACACCAAGCTGCACATTACGGCTGATAATCTGTACCTGGTGGACAGTGGCGGCCAGTACAAGG aTGGCACCACAGACGTGACCCGCACACTGCACTACGGCACACCCACGCCCATGCAGGTGGAGGCGTACACCAGGGTGCTGATGGGCGCCATTGACCTCGCCACCCTGGTGTTCCCTGAAGGCACCGGGGACTCTGATGTGGACATTCTGGCGAGGAG GCCGCTTTATGAGGTGGGGCTGGACTACCGTCATGGCACAGGGCACGGCATTGGGCACTACCTCAGCGTGCACGAAG CACCAACACAAGTTCGCATCTATAGTGACGAGGAGCATGAACTGGAAATTGGCCACTTCTTTTCAGACG AGCCTGGCTACTACCAGGACAATGAGTGGGGCATTCGCCTGGAGACCATCCTGACAGTGGTGCCTCTCGACACTAAG TACACCTTTAACAAACGCATGCTGGGCTTTGAGGCGGTGACGCTTGTGCCATTTGAGACCAAGCTGATCAACCTTACCCTCCTGAATGATCACCAG TGCCACTGGCTCAACTCGTACCACCAGCGAGTGAAGGAAAGTGTGGGCCCAGAGCTGCTCACCCAGAACCGTGGGGAGGCCTATGACTGGATGGTGGCCAAGACAAAGCCACTGCCGTGCCCTAACCCTGACCGCCTCCAGCAGGACCGCCCCTACACTTCTCCACCTGCtaaggccaccaccaccaccactaccaccactactaccaccaccaccatgtccaCCACCCCtacctccactactaccaccactactaccag GTGTAACTGA